A region of the Anastrepha obliqua isolate idAnaObli1 unplaced genomic scaffold, idAnaObli1_1.0 ptg000012l, whole genome shotgun sequence genome:
AATTCCTAAAAACATTAGCTTAGCGGACCAAGAATTTTATAAGGCTCAAAAGGTAGATCTTTTGTTAGGTGCTGAAACATTTTTCGAGCTTTTAGCTGTAGGCCAGATCAAGGCCAGCCCCAATCACCCAACATTGCAAAAGACACTTTTAGGCTGGGTTGTGTCTGGCAAATACGCCTCCAACCAACGTCCTCCTCCCACAGTCAGTAGCACATTATGCCATACTGAACAAGATCTAGCAAATATAGATTCCATTGTCCAAAGGTTCTGGGCGATGGAAGAAATACCTTCAGGGGCTAGTTCGACAAAATTCACACCTGAACAAATAGAGTGtgaaaaatttttcgtaaaaactACTAAAGTTTTGCCTTCAGGAAGGCTTCAAGTAAGACTGCCTTTCAAAGATGACCGTAAGTTACTCGGTAATTCCTATGAAACCGCGTCTCGGCGGTTTCAGGCCCTGGAGAGAAAGACCTTGAAGGATCCAGAACTTCGTCAAATGTATCTGGACTTCATGAATGAATACATCGAATTGGGTCACATGAGCCCAACAAATAATAAGATCCCGAGTGAGCCACACTACTTCATTCCGCATCAATGCGTTCTTCGGCCTGAAAGTACGACGACTAAATTACGTGTTGTTTTCGACGCATCAAGTCGTACCTCTTCTCAAATTGCGTTGAATGAAATCTTGATGGTTGGGCCGACCATTCAAGAAGAGCTGTATTCAACACTTCTTCGTTTTCGCTtgcataaatatgcatttacgGCGGACATTACTAAAATGTACCGCCAAATTCTCATGCACGAAGAAGACAAAAACTTTCAGCTTGTAGTGTGGAGACGGCATCCATCTGAGCCACTTCAAATCTTTCGACTTAACACCGTAACATACGGCACTGCGCCTGCTCCATTTCTCGCTACACGGTGTTTACAAATGCTCAGCGATGCCAATACACATATGTATCCACTCGGCTCAAAGGCAATAACAAGAGATTTTTATGTAGACGACCTGCTTACAGGATCCGATAATTTCGAATCTCTAGATCTTATTAGAAGTGAGgtagttaaaatattaaactcgGCAGGATTCAATTTATCTAAGTGGTTTTCAAATCAcccatcatttttcgattgtgAGAGTTCTGAGAAGGCCTTAAACTTCAATCACACAGACTCCACAAAAACACTTGGAATCCATTGGTTGCCGAAGGAAGATTTGTTTCGGTTTGTCTTAAATGACAACTTTACCAGTTTACGAGCCACTAAGCGAAACATATTAtcagtttcggctcgtcttttcGATCCTCTTGGTTTACTTGCCCCACTAGTTACCAAAGCAAAAATCTTATTGCAAGAGCTTTGGCTGCAAAAACTAGATTGGGATGAGTCGATTCCATTGCACCTCGACACCAGCTGGGAAAATTTCAAAGCCAATCTACTGCAGCTACCATCAATAAGCATTCCTCGGTTTGTACACACCGAGTCGAGTGCAAGCTGCCAAATTCATGGCTTTGCCGACGCCTCAATACGAGCGTATGGCtgctgtatatacatacgtagccATTCGGCTGGTGGAACGAAATGTACGCTGCTTACTGCAAAGTCTAGAGTGGCTCCGCTGAAGACTAAATCTCTTCCGCGTCTAGAGCTCTCGGCAGCCCACTTGCTGGCCAAATTATGGTCACGAATAGCGCCAATGTTGAGTCGGCCAATTGAAAATACAAACTTCTGGACAGACTCCGAAATTGTTTTGCATTGGATCAAAACGCATCCATCTGTACTACAGACCTTTGTTGCAAACAGAGTGTCCGAAATCCAAGAGTTGACGGATAAAGCTACTTGGCGACATGTGCCAACTAAGCTAAATCCCGCGGATCAAGTGTCTCGGGGTTGTAGCGTGGACGAATTGAATAATTCTATCTGGTTTAGCGGTCCACAGTTCCTCCTAGAAGACCCTGCGTTATGGCCAACAAACACCCACTTCCAGCTCTCTCCAGGAGACGAAGCATTAGAGAAGAAACGGAACGCAACAGTTTTAGTTGTTCAAGCAAATGAATCGCATCCAATTATGGAACTCACCAAAAGAGTATCTTCTCATCAAAAACTGCTTCGTATTGTCGCTTACATATTAAGATGGATAAAACGCATTAGAAACCCATCTGCGACATTCACACAAATGCTGACGGCTGAGGATATTAAATTAAGTTTCCTCAAAGTCATTCAGGTGATTCAACATGTTGAATATGGTGAAGAAATTATGAAACTCACCAAAGGTACCACCCTACCCTCAAGTTTGCAAAAACTTAATCCATTTTTGCACAACTACTCGGAATTG
Encoded here:
- the LOC129251303 gene encoding uncharacterized protein LOC129251303, translating into MSKPKTAVPSLSPSKEIMELKSLKRQRTVAKNSIVRIKTGLLDKTMSLDPIELECRLDILNSHSDKLMKCQSKIEEIDEEDIARGELEDLIVETKSVIKSILARNKSSIAETSFVAPHSSRLPKMSLPKFKGEYSEFENFMSLFESLVHNDPTIPEIEKFNHLVNCLSGEALGTVKAFQMSDENYSKALASLKKVYDNKCLIFFDTISKLFELPTIPKPSALSLRTMIDTVSAVYDSLLSLGDEKNITNAIIIHLVMSKVYTVTRSKWEEQLDYDKLPLWRECEAALNKRYQHLSADEASTSRLKPSSSHSIQKPHLHAGRTKAALVTSNIKQPVCPHCKSNDHSIPACPTFKTLSAQQRFEFAKSVPLCINCLRKGHSVSKCKADRCRVCNRSHHTLLHQYPVSFATAPQLSTSHAMHTTSTPDRIMLATAVVNVKGSSGEYLAARALLDSGSQVNFMTEDLAQKLRIRRESTTLNIIGIGNATKKVRTKLNTFVKSRVNNYEFSAQFWIMRSISASHPDRNVNINGWKIPKNISLADQEFYKAQKVDLLLGAETFFELLAVGQIKASPNHPTLQKTLLGWVVSGKYASNQRPPPTVSSTLCHTEQDLANIDSIVQRFWAMEEIPSGASSTKFTPEQIECEKFFVKTTKVLPSGRLQVRLPFKDDRKLLGNSYETASRRFQALERKTLKDPELRQMYLDFMNEYIELGHMSPTNNKIPSEPHYFIPHQCVLRPESTTTKLRVVFDASSRTSSQIALNEILMVGPTIQEELYSTLLRFRLHKYAFTADITKMYRQILMHEEDKNFQLVVWRRHPSEPLQIFRLNTVTYGTAPAPFLATRCLQMLSDANTHMYPLGSKAITRDFYVDDLLTGSDNFESLDLIRSEVVKILNSAGFNLSKWFSNHPSFFDCESSEKALNFNHTDSTKTLGIHWLPKEDLFRFVLNDNFTSLRATKRNILSVSARLFDPLGLLAPLVTKAKILLQELWLQKLDWDESIPLHLDTSWENFKANLLQLPSISIPRFVHTESSASCQIHGFADASIRAYGCCIYIRSHSAGGTKCTLLTAKSRVAPLKTKSLPRLELSAAHLLAKLWSRIAPMLSRPIENTNFWTDSEIVLHWIKTHPSVLQTFVANRVSEIQELTDKATWRHVPTKLNPADQVSRGCSVDELNNSIWFSGPQFLLEDPALWPTNTHFQLSPGDEALEKKRNATVLVVQANESHPIMELTKRVSSHQKLLRIVAYILRWIKRIRNPSATFTQMLTAEDIKLSFLKVIQVIQHVEYGEEIMKLTKGTTLPSSLQKLNPFLHNYSELSLSFNLLRQELALRYHILTVPTFSKSPCWSKGIGSASPRPHLAGQCSRSL